The genomic DNA ATGCCACCGGAGGCACCGGCACGATTGCCTTCACCAGTCGCACCGGGGGCTACACCTTCAGCACGTCAACTGTTTCACCGAACAATGAGTGGCGGAGTAACCTCGTTGGTTCCTGGACGACAAGCACAAGCGCCATAGATTACGGCATTTGGCAGAACAACATTACCATCAACACAGGTAGCAACAATCATATTACTTACTACATTGGTGACTACAGCGCAGTTGTCCCCAACACGTCGGGAAGTAATATCCTCCCCGCCGACTGGCGCCGCGGCGATAAGTTCCGGGTGTATTTCCCTGGTGACGCCGGCGCGACAACGGCGCCACTGAAGCCCTACATGACGCAGCGGTTGTTCTACATTGGAGCCACTGGCAACGGTCCCAATCCACCCTGCGCCCCACAGACCTCGTTTTACCGCGTGCGGGTGGACATCGTGAATCCGACCGATTATGACATCGTTTTGGATGGCACAACCATCGGAACACGGGTCAGACGTGTTCAGGCTAACATTCCCAACGTGCCGGGCATTTCTTATGCCAACGAAACCACCTATGGCGGGGCACAAGTGACGCAGGGCACGTTTACCCAGCCGGCGGATGGGGCAACGTCAGGCAGTGTGCTCTGGACGCCGGGCACCATTGCGGCAAACGGTGGCGCGTCATTGTTCTACGTCATTCGGGTGGCACCGACGGTCAGCTCCCCCTGCAATATGGCTGTCACCGGCTCACCTGGCGGAGCTGTGGAAGGGACGACCGCGGTGTGGCTTGATGAAACCGGTAACACTTCCCAGGAACGCGCGACCTACACGTTTGGGCCGCTGTGTGCCCTGAGCGTCAATCGGGCCGGCGCCTGCACCGGCTGCGGTGGCAGCGCACCGCCGACACCAACCAAGGTTGACCTGCGTGACGCTTCAGCCACTCGCTATCCAACGGGGACGAACATCATCACGTGGTCAACCGGGTACGAAACCAACCACCTCGGCTTCCACCTCTGGCGCGACACGGGCGGCAAGCGCGAACGGGTCACCCCAGAACTCATCGCTGGCAGCGCCCTCATCACCACCGACACATTGACGGCCGGACAGCACTACGTCTGGCGCGATGACGACCGGCGACTGGCGCGCACACCGGTCAACTACTGGCTGGAAGCCTACGACCTCGACGGCTCGCGGCAGTGGTACGGTCCGCTTTCGCTGCGGGAGGTGCGTGAGCCGCTGCCGCTGCACCTGCGCAACTCACCGCTGCTCGGACACGGAACGGCATCTGCCGGACGACAGTTCGAGGCGTTGCCCACCACCCAACCAGCACTAACCAATACGGTCTCCTCCAAACAGGCACTCAAGGCGAGTGCCTACCTGGCAACGCAGCAGTGGTTGGCCGGGCGTCCGGCGGCGAAGCTGCACGTGGCGCAGACGGGCTGGCAGCGGGTGACGCGGGCCGCCCTACAGGCGGCCGGATTCTCACCGCTGGGCAATGAAGCCAACTGGCAGTTGTACGTTCAGGGGCAGGAAGTGCCACTGCGCGTTACGCCCGAAGGGATTGAGTTCTACGGCGTCGCGGCCGACACGCTCGACAGCGGTGAGCAGGCCTACTGGTTGACCGAAGGCGACCGGCCGGGCCGACGAGTCAGGACGGAGGCGGCGTCTCCAGCCCTGCGTCCGACGGTGTCCCATTTCACTTCGGCAGTAACGCGCGCTGACAAGAGCGTGTACTTTGCGGCGCTGCTCAACGGGGATGAAGATAACTTCTTCGGCAGCATTGTCACGACAACACCCGTCGCGCAAACGCTCCTGGTACGCGATCCCCTGCCGACCAGCGGCGAACCGATCCAAGTCACGGTGGAGCTTCAGGGGGTGTCGCTGGATGCGCACGTCGTATCTGTGACGTGGAACGGGCAGCCCCTGGGGGTCATCAGCTACACGGGACGCACCGTCGGACGTGGCGTCTGGCAGCTTCCGGCCGACCAAGTGCTCGATGGGACGAATACGCTTACGCTTCAGGCCCAAACGTCCGGCGATGTCAATCTGGTCAAATCCATGACGGTGAGCTATGCGCGGCGGCTGCGGGCGGCGGATGACCGGCTGGCCATTCAGGTTCCGCAAGCGGGTGCTGGGCGCGGGTGGCATGTGCTTTCCGTCGAGGGCTTCACCACGGCCGCGCGGGCCTTTGATGTCACGGATGCCGGCGCGCCACTTGAACTGCCCGTGCGGATGTCCGGTGGCGTGGCGCAGTTGGCGGTGCGTCCTGGACGCCAAGTCATCGTCACGACGCCGGCTGCAATGTGGATGCCGCGCGTCGAGGTCAACCAGCCGTCGCACTGGTACCGGCGCGATCAAGGAGCCGAGTTTGTCATCCTCACCCACGCGACGTTCCGGCCGGCGGCGGAGCGATTGGCGGTGGCGCGGCGGGCCGAGGGTTTGGGGACAGTGGTGGTGGACATCACCGATGTGTATGACGAATGGAGCTACGGCGTGAAGTCGGCCGCGGCGGTGCGTGATTTTCTGCGCCATGCGGCAACGGACTGGGCGCGGCCGGTTCGGTATGCGCTGCTGGTGGGGAATGCGACGTTCGACCCGCGTGACTACCTGGGCTTTGGCGGGAATGTCATTCCCACCAAGCTCATCGGCGTTGGTTCGTTGGAAACGGCCGTTGATGACTGGCTGGGGGATATGAATGACAGCGGCATCGCCCGTGTGTCCGTGGGGCGGCTGCCGGTCAAGACACCAGCCGAAGCTGAACTACTGGTGGCAAAGAGCTTGGCTTATGAGCAGGCCGGTCCGGCTGACTGGAAGCGGCGGGCGCTGGTGGTGGCCGATAACCCGGATGAGGGTGGCGATTTTGACGCGGCGGCAAGCGACGTGCTTGGACTGCTCCCCGATCCGACGCAGGTCACCCCGATTCGGGTGAGTACCCTGGGAGCTGGGGGCGCACGGGCGGCGTTGTTGGCCGGACTCAACACGGGTGCTGGCTTGGTCAACTACATCGGTCATGGTTCGACGCAGAACTGGGCGGCAGAAAACCTGCTGACCAGTGGGGATGCGGCGGGACTTGGGAATGTGGGACGCGCCGGGCTGGTGGTGAGCATGACCTGTTTGACGGGTTTTCATCACGATGTGTACACGACGGCGCTGGGCAAGGCTCTGGTGTTGGCGTCGGGCGGAGCGACGGCCGTCTGGTCATCGTCGGCGCTGACCCCGTCCGACGGGCAACACTGGGCGAACGTGGCGCTCTTGGAAGCGATGTACGGTCCAGCGCCGACGCAACGGCTGGGGGATGCCATTCGGCAGGCGAAGCAGGCATCGGGGGATGTGGACGTACGGCGGTCGTGGACGCTGCTGGGCGACCCAACGCTGCGTCTGCGTTGAGCGACAAGCGGATTGGCGTTGCTTGGCGGCTAGCCTTTGTGAAACATGACACCGTGCGTTACCGCACGGTGTCACTTCTTACGGCTTAGTCTTCGTTGATTGAGGGCAACACCTATGGCTTCCCTTCCGCTTCCTCTGATTTCGATAGCCAATGGCCTGGCACTCATTGCCCTGAGCATCATTGGCTATGTGCTCAAAGACCCATCCAACAGTGGCATGACAGCCTTTATTCCGGGTGGGTTTGGACTGCTATTTTTGGTTTTTGGGGCGCTGGCGCTGAAAGAAAACCTCCGCAAGCACGCCATGCACGCGGTGTCGGCCGTCGCCTTGCTCGGTGTGCTGGGCGGACTCGTTCCGATTCTGATGAGCTTGGCCAAGGGGAACTTTGGCGCGCGCCCACTGGCGCTGGGGCTGCAAATTGGTATGGTGCTTCTGTGCGGTGAGATGCTGGCGTTGTGCGTCAACTCGTTCATTCAGGCGCGCCGGCGACGTGAACGAGAAGCGGCGGGATGATGCGCGACACGACACTTGACGCCTGCCGCCACCTGTTTCTTGCCGGACTGGCCTCAGAGACGACCCGCCGTGTCTATCGCGCGGCACTCGATCAGTTTGAGCGTTGGCTGCGCCCGCAAGGCAAAAACTGGCTGGAGGTCACACCGGACGACATCCAAGCCTTCCGTGATCGGTTGCTGGCGCAGGTGGCGCCGCCGACCGTTGGCGTCCGGCTGGTGGCGCTCCGGCGCTTCTATGCGCAACTCGTCGCCGACCGACTGACGACAAGCAATCCGGCACGGATTGTTGGGCCTTCGACGAGCGGGCGTCGCCGGGCCGTGGACGCCAAGCTGCCGCTGACGGTTCTGCTGACACTCCCGGATGTCCGCACGCTGGTCGGGGCGCGGGACGCACTGGTGCTGCGTCTGTTGGGCGAGGCCGGGCTGCGGGTGTCGGAAATCTGCGCCTTGCGGCAGCGCGACGTAACGCGCCGGCCGGACGTAGCGGCGACCGGGCTGGGACTCGTCGTGGGCCGTGGCACACGCCGGGCGCGGGTCGTTCCCCTCTCCCCGTCACTCAAGGCAGCGTTGGATGCGTACCTGCGACTCGATCTTCCGCTGCGTCAGATGGCCCAGGGCAGCGAACCGGATGCGGCGCTGATTCAGGCAACGGCCGCCAACCGCCCCATCGGTGGACGGCCGCTGACGCCGCGCTGTATGTTCAACCTAGTCCGGCGGTATGGCAGCTTGCTTGATCGCCCGGACCTCAACCCACAAATGATGCGCCGTGCTGCGGCGCGAGCCTCTGTCTGACCATGAATGACCGAGCGCCGTTGACATCTTCTTTGGCTGCCGATGCACGCCTGCGCCGTTTTGCGTGGGGTGTGGTCGGGTGGAACGTCCTGGTGATTGTGTGGGGCGCGTATGTCCGCGCCTCCAAATCGGGCGATGGTTGTGGCAGCCACTGGCCGCTGTGCAACGGCGAGGTCGTCCCACCGGCTGGCCAGTTTGCTACCTTTGTCGAGTTTATGCACCGGGCAACGAGCGGGATTGCCCTGCTCGGCGTTCTGGGCTTGGTGGTCTGGTCGTTTCGGCGTTTTGCCCCTGGGCATATTGTCCGCAAGGCGGCCGTCTGGTCACTTGTATTCATCCTCATCGAAGCGCTCATCGGCGCGTTGCTGGTCAAGTTGGAACTCGTTGCCGACAATCGCTCGGTGGCGCGGGCGGTGTACATGTCGGTGCATCTGGTCAACACCTTCCTGCTGCTCGGCGCATTGACGTTGACCGCCTACTGGATCAGTGGTTTCCGCCCGCCGCGGTTGATAGGATTAGGCAGGACGGGATGGTGGCTGCTGGCGGCCTTTGCCTCAGCCCTGGTGGTGGGCGTCACCGGCGCGATAGCTGCCCTGGGCGATACGCTGTTTCCGGCCAGCTCACTCGCCCAGGGGATAGCTGAGGAGTTTTCAGGGCTGGCTCACTTCACGGTCAAGTTGCGGTGGCTGCATCCCGTGGCAGCCATTCTGTCAAGCGCGGTGATTGTGAGCGTAGCCGCAAAGCTGCGGTCGTCGCCGGCGACGGCTCCGGCCGCCCTGGTTGTTATCGCCATTGTTGCCGTGCAATTCGTGCTTGGACTTATCAATGTTTGGCTGCTCGCGCCCATCTGGATGCAGCTCATTCACCTGTTTTTCGCCGATGCTCTCTGGGTGGCGCTCGTCCTGCTGGCCGCAAGCGCGCTTGGCAGTGACGCTACCGCGTCGGACCCGCTGACGGCACCCACCGCTTATGCAACCACCTGAGGCTATCCTATGCATCCATTTCACCTGGCTTTTCCCGTTACCGACCTGACAACAACCCGGCGTTTTTACGTTGATTTATTAGGCTGCCGTGTTGGACGCGAAAGTGACACTTGGATTGATTTTGACTTCTGGGGACACCAAATCACGGCGCACCGGGTGAACGGTGCAGTTCACGTTGCCGGACACAATCCGGTAGATGGGAAAGCCATCCCGGTTCCGCACTTCGGGGTTGTGCTGCCGTGGGAGGACTTTCACGCCCTGGCGGCGCGACTGACGCAAGCTCAGGTCACATTCATTGTGCCGCCCTACATTCGCTTTGCCGGGGAGGTCGGCGAGCAGGCAACTATGTTTCTTCAGGACCCGGCCGGCAATCACCTGGAGTTCAAGGCGTTTCGTAACCCAATGAATTTATTTGCCCGGTCATGACCGCGATGAAACTTTCGGGTTGGCGCGCGCGTACCGGACGACAAGCCAGTTTCGCAACGCTCACCAAACATTAAGGAGCACCTTGCATGCTGCGTCGTTCCCCGTTGTTGGCCTATGGCCTTGCGGTAATCGTCTTGTCTTTTGCGTCCGTGTTGTCTTTTGCGTCCGTGGGCGCGCGCGCCGTGGACGAACCCACCGTAGAATCGGTAGTCGCGCAGATGATCTCGGCACACGGCTGGGACAAACTCAAAAACACCAAATCCATCAAAACGACTGGCAAGTTTATCTTCGGTGGGGGTCAAGCTGAAGGATCGGTTGTCGCTCTAGTTGCTCGTCCAAGCCGGGCTTATCAGGAAGTCAACTTGGGCGGCACCAAGCTTGTGCAGTCATACGATGGAACGACCGCCTGGCAAATCAATCCCTTTGCCGGTTCCTCGACGCCGGAAAAAATGGCGGCGGATGAAGCGGATGACTTCATTGATTTCGCCGACCTCGATGGCCCGTTTGTGGACTCCGCCAAGAAAGGCTACAAGCTGGAACTGGCGGCGGATGAAGAACTGGATGGCACGCCGGTTCACGTCATCAAGGTGACGAACAAGCGGGGCAAGGTCAAAACCTACTACGTGGATGCCGAAAGTGGTCTCATTCTCAAAGTGCGCGGCAAGGAAAAGATGCAGGGCAATGAAGTGGAAATTGAGACAGTGCTTTCCAACTACAAAGAAGTCAACGGGGTTAAGACGCCCTATGCGATTGATCGGCTCATCGGCGGCCGGCCCTTCATCCAGATTGTCTGGGAGCGCATCGAACACAACGTCGAAGTGGACGACAGCATGTTCACGATGCCGGAAAAATAGACGTCTCACCAACGTTGAGCTGTACGCCTGACGGCCGGTCCGGCCGAGTGGAGTGCCCTTGCTAGGGCACTCCGGCACAGCGACGACCGGTCGTCGTCCCCAAAAACCGCTACACCGTTTCTCCGAACGAGCCTATGTCCAACTTGAAGCTGTTTCTAACGGCAGCCTTCGCCCTTGGCTGTCTTGCATCCACCTTCACCCTGGCGCAGGAGCGCCCGGCGCCGGCAACCCAATCGCGGCCCACCGCGCCACCCAAGCTCGATGCCTCCATGCTGGGAGCGGTGACGGCCCGCTCGATTGGCCCGGCGACGATGAGCGGGCGCATTGCGGCACTGGATGTCGTCAATGCCAATCCCAAGGTCATCTACGTTGGCGCGGCGAGCGGCGGCATATGGAAATCAGTAGATGGGGGCCTCGTCTTTCGCCCGATATTTGACAAACACACCCAATCCATCGGGGCCATTGCGATTGACCAAGCGCAGCCGGAAACGGTCTGGGTTGGCACGGGCGAGGGCTGGACACGCAACTCCGTTTCCATCGGCAACGGC from Chloracidobacterium validum includes the following:
- a CDS encoding C25 family cysteine peptidase, which translates into the protein MTTPEKILQRSLKQWAVRLLACASVAFAFLLAVRPPLSRQAVHAAKTPLNAQMITVRDSGAPIGNGDFVGCSTSPGLNTYYAVFIEVPDGTSRLTIDLFDADYGLATNAFDNRVGGSSDTQFSLRDPAGTSIPLNTVLSGTGLNFDRGTNTGTGTNGPDTRVANDQWKNFYTVASPAAGHWELRIVQPGGGDSGVNPFGVAAHTLDPGANRDQNLGGPTTGRGLNMYFDPGIHLGPQTPGRTPPITWNYYPYITSGCDCRANEFDWDATGGTGTIAFTSRTGGYTFSTSTVSPNNEWRSNLVGSWTTSTSAIDYGIWQNNITINTGSNNHITYYIGDYSAVVPNTSGSNILPADWRRGDKFRVYFPGDAGATTAPLKPYMTQRLFYIGATGNGPNPPCAPQTSFYRVRVDIVNPTDYDIVLDGTTIGTRVRRVQANIPNVPGISYANETTYGGAQVTQGTFTQPADGATSGSVLWTPGTIAANGGASLFYVIRVAPTVSSPCNMAVTGSPGGAVEGTTAVWLDETGNTSQERATYTFGPLCALSVNRAGACTGCGGSAPPTPTKVDLRDASATRYPTGTNIITWSTGYETNHLGFHLWRDTGGKRERVTPELIAGSALITTDTLTAGQHYVWRDDDRRLARTPVNYWLEAYDLDGSRQWYGPLSLREVREPLPLHLRNSPLLGHGTASAGRQFEALPTTQPALTNTVSSKQALKASAYLATQQWLAGRPAAKLHVAQTGWQRVTRAALQAAGFSPLGNEANWQLYVQGQEVPLRVTPEGIEFYGVAADTLDSGEQAYWLTEGDRPGRRVRTEAASPALRPTVSHFTSAVTRADKSVYFAALLNGDEDNFFGSIVTTTPVAQTLLVRDPLPTSGEPIQVTVELQGVSLDAHVVSVTWNGQPLGVISYTGRTVGRGVWQLPADQVLDGTNTLTLQAQTSGDVNLVKSMTVSYARRLRAADDRLAIQVPQAGAGRGWHVLSVEGFTTAARAFDVTDAGAPLELPVRMSGGVAQLAVRPGRQVIVTTPAAMWMPRVEVNQPSHWYRRDQGAEFVILTHATFRPAAERLAVARRAEGLGTVVVDITDVYDEWSYGVKSAAAVRDFLRHAATDWARPVRYALLVGNATFDPRDYLGFGGNVIPTKLIGVGSLETAVDDWLGDMNDSGIARVSVGRLPVKTPAEAELLVAKSLAYEQAGPADWKRRALVVADNPDEGGDFDAAASDVLGLLPDPTQVTPIRVSTLGAGGARAALLAGLNTGAGLVNYIGHGSTQNWAAENLLTSGDAAGLGNVGRAGLVVSMTCLTGFHHDVYTTALGKALVLASGGATAVWSSSALTPSDGQHWANVALLEAMYGPAPTQRLGDAIRQAKQASGDVDVRRSWTLLGDPTLRLR
- a CDS encoding VOC family protein — its product is MHPFHLAFPVTDLTTTRRFYVDLLGCRVGRESDTWIDFDFWGHQITAHRVNGAVHVAGHNPVDGKAIPVPHFGVVLPWEDFHALAARLTQAQVTFIVPPYIRFAGEVGEQATMFLQDPAGNHLEFKAFRNPMNLFARS
- a CDS encoding COX15/CtaA family protein; its protein translation is MNDRAPLTSSLAADARLRRFAWGVVGWNVLVIVWGAYVRASKSGDGCGSHWPLCNGEVVPPAGQFATFVEFMHRATSGIALLGVLGLVVWSFRRFAPGHIVRKAAVWSLVFILIEALIGALLVKLELVADNRSVARAVYMSVHLVNTFLLLGALTLTAYWISGFRPPRLIGLGRTGWWLLAAFASALVVGVTGAIAALGDTLFPASSLAQGIAEEFSGLAHFTVKLRWLHPVAAILSSAVIVSVAAKLRSSPATAPAALVVIAIVAVQFVLGLINVWLLAPIWMQLIHLFFADALWVALVLLAASALGSDATASDPLTAPTAYATT
- a CDS encoding tyrosine-type recombinase/integrase — its product is MMRDTTLDACRHLFLAGLASETTRRVYRAALDQFERWLRPQGKNWLEVTPDDIQAFRDRLLAQVAPPTVGVRLVALRRFYAQLVADRLTTSNPARIVGPSTSGRRRAVDAKLPLTVLLTLPDVRTLVGARDALVLRLLGEAGLRVSEICALRQRDVTRRPDVAATGLGLVVGRGTRRARVVPLSPSLKAALDAYLRLDLPLRQMAQGSEPDAALIQATAANRPIGGRPLTPRCMFNLVRRYGSLLDRPDLNPQMMRRAAARASV
- a CDS encoding LolA-like protein, coding for MLRRSPLLAYGLAVIVLSFASVLSFASVGARAVDEPTVESVVAQMISAHGWDKLKNTKSIKTTGKFIFGGGQAEGSVVALVARPSRAYQEVNLGGTKLVQSYDGTTAWQINPFAGSSTPEKMAADEADDFIDFADLDGPFVDSAKKGYKLELAADEELDGTPVHVIKVTNKRGKVKTYYVDAESGLILKVRGKEKMQGNEVEIETVLSNYKEVNGVKTPYAIDRLIGGRPFIQIVWERIEHNVEVDDSMFTMPEK